In Kitasatospora sp. NBC_00240, the following are encoded in one genomic region:
- a CDS encoding beta-glucanase: MGIWSDIRSWFGWGEGSTAAGVPAQAPQPAPAPQPAQPPAASSPGVPPEAGVAGAAPVSALVGTVFTADFTSTRQWVAGRSSAYPNMGPTNRGDHKLDYLVRQYCPGGVFSAVARSGDGLWNCNLLTTEGSPDGFQVRAGDVLRARVTLPTGAGAWPAIWTWRDGRNEVDVFEYHPDNPNLLELSNHMSSGSYLYWRDQSGAVAPGGTIDLRVTLGARSVDWYVNGRRVYADGRGVGVGWHAYLIVNMSVSDGTYHPRPSGPVGTRLSWVCHSLTVER; encoded by the coding sequence ATGGGAATATGGTCCGACATCCGTTCGTGGTTCGGGTGGGGCGAAGGCTCCACGGCGGCCGGCGTCCCGGCCCAGGCGCCTCAGCCCGCGCCGGCCCCGCAGCCCGCGCAACCGCCCGCGGCGTCGTCCCCCGGCGTACCGCCGGAAGCCGGGGTCGCCGGTGCCGCCCCCGTATCGGCCCTCGTCGGGACGGTCTTCACCGCCGACTTCACCTCGACCCGGCAGTGGGTCGCCGGGCGCAGCAGCGCCTATCCGAACATGGGGCCGACCAACCGGGGCGACCACAAACTCGACTACCTGGTCCGCCAGTACTGCCCGGGCGGGGTGTTCTCCGCGGTCGCCCGGTCGGGTGACGGTCTGTGGAACTGCAACCTGCTCACCACCGAGGGCAGCCCGGACGGCTTCCAGGTCCGGGCCGGGGACGTCCTGCGGGCCCGGGTGACCCTGCCCACCGGTGCCGGGGCCTGGCCCGCGATCTGGACCTGGCGGGACGGCCGTAACGAGGTCGACGTCTTCGAGTACCACCCGGACAATCCCAACCTGCTCGAACTCTCCAACCACATGAGCAGCGGCAGCTACCTGTACTGGCGCGACCAGTCCGGCGCGGTCGCGCCCGGCGGGACGATCGACCTCCGGGTGACCCTGGGGGCGAGGTCCGTGGACTGGTACGTCAACGGGCGGCGGGTGTACGCCGACGGGCGCGGGGTGGGGGTCGGATGGCATGCCTATCTCATCGTCAACATGTCGGTGAGTGACGGTACTTACCATCCGCGCCCGTCCGGTCCGGTGGGTACCCGGCTCTCCTGGGTGTGCCATTCGCTGACCGTCGAGCGCTGA
- a CDS encoding SDR family oxidoreductase yields MNETDGLRGARPAEPTRGPEPWNWRILVVGATGVIGGAVAAAVRAAGAEVAVAGRDPARLAAVSTRLDGCPAFSFDAYDLAGCGLLGARAATALGGLDAVVTAFGTVAFGRAEDSSDALDEHLFTVNALAPIAVLRGALGQIGPGGALAAVTGVVASRPAPGMAGYSASKAALGAWLDAVRLEQRRNRVTVLDARFPHLDTGFADRAVAGRPPRLPPGGDLEACVAALVEGLVGAAARRARGQTGQLRTDEDPEHRARTARGQGQGQGQAAERPVVGLPRHS; encoded by the coding sequence ATGAACGAGACGGACGGCCTGCGCGGCGCGCGGCCGGCGGAGCCCACGAGGGGCCCGGAGCCTTGGAACTGGCGAATTCTGGTGGTCGGGGCGACCGGGGTGATCGGAGGCGCCGTGGCGGCCGCGGTGCGGGCCGCCGGGGCCGAGGTGGCCGTCGCCGGGCGCGACCCGGCCCGGCTGGCGGCGGTCTCCACCCGGCTCGACGGCTGCCCGGCCTTCTCCTTCGACGCCTACGACCTGGCGGGCTGCGGCCTGCTCGGCGCACGCGCCGCCACCGCCCTCGGCGGACTCGACGCAGTGGTGACGGCCTTCGGGACGGTCGCCTTCGGCCGGGCCGAGGATTCCTCCGACGCCCTGGACGAGCACCTGTTCACCGTGAACGCGCTGGCCCCGATCGCGGTGCTGCGCGGGGCCCTCGGGCAGATCGGCCCCGGCGGCGCGCTGGCGGCCGTCACCGGGGTGGTCGCGTCCAGGCCCGCGCCCGGCATGGCCGGCTACAGCGCGTCGAAGGCGGCCCTCGGCGCCTGGCTGGACGCCGTCCGCCTGGAGCAGCGCAGAAACCGGGTCACCGTACTCGATGCCCGGTTTCCCCATCTCGACACCGGCTTCGCCGACCGGGCGGTGGCCGGGCGACCGCCGCGGCTGCCACCCGGTGGTGATCTGGAGGCCTGCGTCGCGGCCCTGGTGGAGGGCCTGGTCGGCGCCGCCGCCCGGCGGGCCCGCGGGCAGACGGGGCAGCTCCGGACGGACGAGGATCCGGAGCATCGGGCCCGGACGGCTCGGGGACAGGGACAGGGACAGGGACAGGCAGCTGAGCGGCCCGTGGTCGGACTGCCCCGACACTCCTGA
- a CDS encoding DUF6458 family protein: MGIGGCVLIFAAGAILTFGVDWHLSGVNLHVVGLVLMAAGLLGLCCYVSVLRRRRFAGGRATTVIEDGGRYDAP; this comes from the coding sequence ATGGGTATAGGCGGCTGCGTCCTCATCTTCGCGGCGGGCGCGATCCTGACCTTCGGCGTGGACTGGCATCTGTCGGGGGTGAACCTGCACGTGGTCGGCCTGGTGCTGATGGCGGCGGGCCTGCTGGGCCTGTGCTGCTACGTGAGCGTCCTGCGGCGCCGGCGCTTCGCGGGCGGGCGCGCCACGACGGTCATCGAGGACGGTGGGCGCTACGACGCGCCGTGA
- a CDS encoding ATP-binding protein → MTALVVPDHRPCRAESDLWRLPPDGRAAQLLRSRVAGQLCEWCLSELGPDLALIASELAGNAVRYGRPPFWANLHMLTDPGRPESVRLMVADFGPGFDVADVVDSWRLAGTADSARGRGLLLVDALADSWGTAVWAPLCLTWADLATLR, encoded by the coding sequence ATGACCGCGCTCGTCGTTCCCGATCACCGTCCCTGCCGGGCGGAGTCCGACCTGTGGCGGCTGCCCCCGGACGGGCGGGCGGCGCAGCTGCTGCGGTCCCGGGTGGCCGGCCAGCTCTGCGAGTGGTGCCTGTCCGAGCTGGGCCCGGATCTGGCGCTGATCGCGAGCGAGCTGGCCGGGAACGCCGTCCGGTACGGGCGCCCGCCGTTCTGGGCGAACCTGCACATGCTGACCGACCCGGGCCGCCCGGAGTCCGTCCGGCTGATGGTCGCGGACTTCGGCCCCGGGTTCGACGTCGCGGACGTCGTCGACTCGTGGCGGCTGGCGGGAACGGCGGACAGCGCACGCGGCCGCGGGCTGCTGCTGGTGGACGCGCTGGCCGACAGCTGGGGCACCGCGGTGTGGGCGCCGCTGTGCCTCACCTGGGCCGACCTGGCCACCCTCCGCTGA
- a CDS encoding DUF4230 domain-containing protein — translation MALPRNRRPLRGAQDEPAPSAAGKPTATEDLARRSPETADDPAPKGGSATVEERTPAQPRARRGLPWYLSVPITLAAILAVFLAAARFDLLPGLPNPFAERQVDRSQPVLLKSIQDMSRYTGATGNFQVIIDLDNDAKFLPSALLGNRTLYVAAGTVGAYTDLGALGADAVTVSADRRSVTLRLPHAQLADTALDVKRSYVYSQQRGLFDRIGDFFSGNPGNLQQLEVLATGKIQTAAKDTALVATAETNTRTMFVGLLRSLGFTTVDVTVVG, via the coding sequence ATGGCACTCCCCCGCAACAGACGCCCGCTCCGCGGAGCCCAGGACGAGCCCGCTCCGTCGGCGGCCGGCAAGCCCACGGCCACCGAGGACCTGGCCCGGCGGAGCCCGGAGACGGCCGACGACCCGGCCCCGAAGGGCGGTTCCGCAACCGTGGAGGAACGCACCCCGGCGCAGCCGCGGGCCCGGCGCGGACTTCCCTGGTACCTCAGTGTCCCGATCACGCTGGCGGCCATCCTGGCGGTGTTCCTCGCCGCCGCCCGGTTCGACCTGCTGCCCGGCCTGCCCAACCCCTTCGCGGAGCGCCAGGTGGACCGCAGCCAGCCGGTCCTCCTCAAGTCCATCCAGGACATGAGCCGTTACACCGGCGCGACCGGAAACTTCCAGGTGATCATCGACCTGGACAACGACGCCAAGTTCCTGCCCTCGGCCCTGCTCGGCAACCGGACGCTCTACGTGGCCGCCGGCACGGTGGGCGCGTACACCGACCTCGGCGCGCTGGGCGCGGACGCCGTGACCGTGTCGGCGGACCGCCGTTCGGTGACGCTCCGGTTGCCGCACGCCCAGCTCGCCGACACCGCGCTGGATGTGAAGCGGTCGTACGTCTACTCGCAGCAGCGCGGGCTGTTCGACCGGATCGGCGACTTCTTCTCCGGAAATCCCGGCAACCTCCAGCAGTTGGAGGTGCTGGCGACCGGCAAGATCCAGACGGCGGCCAAGGACACCGCCCTGGTGGCCACCGCCGAGACCAACACCCGGACCATGTTCGTGGGCCTGCTGCGCTCGCTCGGCTTCACCACGGTGGACGTCACCGTGGTCGGCTGA
- a CDS encoding GNAT family N-acetyltransferase, which translates to MSRSVVTLRKLVPDDWPAVHSWAGLEEACRYQPWGPNTEDQTRAFVQTAVEAWSHPRQQRFVYVARFENELVGMGELHIRSRRHGQGEIAYIVHPRAWGRGVGTAIGQELLSCGFGELGLHRIYATCDPRNLASSRVLGKLGMTYEGRHRHTTLIRDGWRDSEMFSILDAEWRPSHSD; encoded by the coding sequence ATGAGCCGATCCGTGGTGACTTTGCGCAAGCTCGTGCCCGACGACTGGCCGGCAGTGCACTCCTGGGCCGGCCTCGAGGAGGCTTGTCGCTACCAGCCTTGGGGGCCGAACACCGAGGACCAGACGCGCGCGTTCGTGCAGACCGCCGTCGAAGCCTGGTCGCACCCCCGTCAGCAGAGATTCGTCTACGTTGCCCGCTTCGAGAACGAACTCGTCGGCATGGGTGAGCTGCACATTCGTAGCCGTCGCCATGGTCAGGGCGAAATCGCCTACATCGTGCACCCGAGGGCCTGGGGGCGGGGCGTGGGCACGGCGATCGGGCAAGAGCTTCTGTCGTGCGGGTTCGGCGAATTGGGACTCCACCGGATCTACGCGACCTGTGACCCCCGTAATCTCGCGTCGTCCCGGGTGCTGGGCAAGCTCGGCATGACGTACGAGGGGCGGCATCGGCACACCACGTTGATCCGGGACGGCTGGCGGGACTCCGAGATGTTCAGCATCCTCGACGCCGAATGGCGGCCGAGCCACAGCGACTGA
- a CDS encoding ATP-binding protein: MSFQTPGGTGPARPGLPLTGQRRRLALSGLKGQVARGRDFTRQALADWNWSAGQDPHGQSAADDVLLVVSELLANACLHAGGPHELVLTASTDGLRVEVLDGDPAVPVLRSPYEPGRPGGHGLHIVQKLADRWGVTPVQGGKSVWLEFAAGRLAA, translated from the coding sequence ATGAGTTTCCAGACTCCCGGGGGCACGGGGCCGGCGCGCCCGGGCCTGCCCCTCACCGGGCAGCGTCGGCGCCTCGCGCTGTCCGGACTGAAGGGCCAGGTCGCCCGCGGCCGGGACTTCACCCGTCAGGCGCTCGCCGACTGGAACTGGTCGGCCGGCCAGGACCCGCACGGCCAGAGCGCCGCGGACGACGTCCTGCTGGTGGTCTCCGAACTGCTGGCCAACGCCTGCCTGCACGCCGGCGGCCCGCACGAACTCGTCCTGACCGCCTCCACCGACGGGCTGCGCGTCGAGGTGCTGGACGGGGACCCCGCCGTGCCCGTGCTGCGCTCGCCCTACGAGCCCGGCCGCCCGGGCGGCCACGGACTGCACATCGTCCAGAAGCTCGCCGACCGCTGGGGTGTGACGCCCGTTCAGGGCGGGAAGTCGGTCTGGTTGGAGTTCGCCGCCGGACGCCTGGCGGCTTAG
- a CDS encoding STAS domain-containing protein, producing MGTRQVDGAVVCSLAGELDLDSLGPAREALEAATAAGPPMLVVDLADLQFCDSSGLNLLLQTRLAAESADLPMRLVALAPQVARVFEITGAGTVFSIHDSVGEAVASG from the coding sequence GTGGGCACCCGGCAGGTCGACGGCGCCGTGGTCTGCTCGCTGGCGGGCGAACTCGACCTCGACAGTCTCGGCCCGGCCCGCGAGGCGCTGGAGGCAGCCACGGCCGCCGGCCCGCCGATGCTGGTCGTGGACCTGGCCGACCTGCAGTTCTGCGACTCCTCGGGGCTCAACCTGCTGCTTCAGACCCGCCTCGCCGCGGAGTCGGCGGACCTGCCGATGCGACTGGTGGCCCTCGCGCCCCAGGTCGCCCGGGTCTTCGAGATCACCGGGGCGGGCACCGTGTTCTCGATCCACGACTCGGTGGGCGAGGCCGTCGCCTCCGGCTGA
- a CDS encoding SigB/SigF/SigG family RNA polymerase sigma factor, translating to MIENPREVAPADARQLSKALFVRLAALEEGTREYSYTRATLIELNQSLVRYAAGRFRNSREPMDDILQVGTVGLIKAIDRFEPERGLEFTTFALPTIIGEIKRFFRDTTWSVHVPRRLQELRLTIAKAGDELEQGLDRAPTVAELAAHLELTEEEIIEGMVASNSHTAGSLDAGTDDEAENALTARLGFEDPGFERLENLHAVKPLIAALPERERSILSMRFVEELTQSEIGSRLGVSQMHVSRLLSRTLATLRSGLLAEED from the coding sequence ATGATCGAGAACCCCCGCGAGGTCGCACCCGCCGACGCCCGGCAGCTGTCGAAGGCCCTCTTCGTCCGCCTCGCCGCGCTGGAGGAGGGCACCCGCGAATACTCCTACACCCGCGCCACCCTGATCGAACTCAACCAGTCGCTGGTCCGCTACGCGGCCGGCCGCTTCCGCAACAGCCGGGAGCCGATGGACGACATCCTGCAGGTCGGGACGGTCGGCCTGATCAAGGCCATCGACCGGTTCGAACCGGAACGCGGGCTGGAGTTCACCACCTTCGCCCTGCCGACCATCATCGGCGAGATCAAGCGCTTCTTCCGGGACACCACCTGGTCGGTGCACGTCCCCCGCCGGCTCCAGGAGCTACGACTGACCATCGCCAAGGCCGGCGACGAACTGGAGCAGGGCCTCGACCGGGCACCCACCGTCGCCGAACTGGCCGCCCACCTCGAACTGACCGAGGAGGAGATCATCGAGGGGATGGTCGCCAGCAACAGCCACACCGCCGGCTCGCTCGACGCGGGCACCGACGACGAGGCCGAGAACGCCCTCACCGCCCGCCTCGGCTTCGAGGACCCGGGATTCGAGCGCCTGGAGAACCTCCACGCGGTCAAGCCCCTGATCGCGGCCCTGCCCGAACGCGAGCGCAGCATCCTGTCGATGCGGTTCGTCGAGGAGCTCACCCAGTCCGAGATCGGCAGCCGGCTCGGCGTCTCCCAGATGCACGTCTCCCGGCTGCTCTCGCGCACCCTCGCCACGCTGCGCAGCGGCCTGCTGGCGGAAGAGGACTGA
- a CDS encoding anti-sigma factor RsbA family regulatory protein gives MTPSVTRVERSTGSFAHPALFHRGSADYAAGVGGFVRAALAAPEPVLVAVPGERPDLLRGVLGPASGEVESADMTALGRNPGRILARLREFAAGHRGRPVRIVGEPIRPGRSAAEITGATRHEALINLAFRGMPATVLCPYDTTGLPPAVLVDARRTHPTLLQGGTSRPGPACTDPALMVAACDTPLPEPPGARELVYGPGRLAQVRDHVHGWAAAAGLARTADLVLAVGEATANSLAHGGGLGRLRLWTADGHAVAEITDGGRPVDSLAGRARPGAAEADGGRGLWMIHQPCDLVETRVGGAGLTLRLHVRMFPGIL, from the coding sequence ATGACCCCCAGCGTGACCCGCGTGGAGCGATCCACCGGGTCGTTCGCACATCCCGCGCTCTTCCACCGCGGCAGCGCCGACTACGCCGCGGGCGTGGGCGGCTTCGTCCGGGCGGCCCTGGCGGCGCCCGAACCCGTCCTGGTGGCGGTGCCCGGTGAGCGGCCGGACCTGCTCCGGGGCGTGCTGGGGCCCGCGTCCGGTGAGGTGGAGAGCGCCGACATGACGGCGCTCGGCCGCAATCCCGGGCGGATCCTCGCCCGGCTCCGGGAGTTCGCCGCCGGGCACCGTGGCCGGCCGGTGCGGATCGTCGGGGAGCCGATCCGGCCGGGCCGCTCGGCGGCCGAGATCACCGGGGCCACCCGGCACGAGGCGCTGATCAACCTGGCCTTCCGGGGGATGCCTGCGACCGTCCTGTGCCCCTACGACACGACCGGGCTGCCGCCGGCGGTGCTCGTCGATGCCCGGCGCACCCATCCGACCCTGCTCCAGGGCGGGACGAGCCGGCCCGGCCCGGCCTGCACCGACCCCGCGCTGATGGTCGCGGCCTGCGACACCCCGCTTCCGGAGCCGCCCGGGGCCCGGGAGCTGGTGTACGGCCCGGGCCGGCTGGCGCAGGTCCGCGACCACGTGCACGGCTGGGCGGCGGCCGCGGGCCTGGCCCGGACGGCCGATCTGGTGCTGGCGGTCGGCGAGGCCACCGCCAACTCGCTCGCGCACGGCGGGGGCCTCGGCCGGCTGAGGCTGTGGACGGCCGACGGGCACGCCGTGGCGGAGATCACCGACGGCGGCCGGCCGGTCGACTCGCTGGCCGGCCGGGCCCGGCCGGGCGCGGCCGAGGCGGACGGCGGCCGCGGGCTCTGGATGATCCACCAGCCCTGCGACCTGGTCGAGACCCGAGTCGGCGGCGCCGGCCTCACACTGCGCCTGCACGTCAGAATGTTCCCTGGCATTCTGTGA